ACCGTCGTGAAGATGACCGACTGCTGCCAGGCGCTCGACGTGGAACTGGTCTTCACGGCCTACGCCCGCGAAAACGTCATCACCACGCACGCCGTGATCCGCAACCGCGAGAAGGGTCCCGTCACGCTGCACAGCTTCTACTCCTCGTCGCTCCCGCTGAAGGCCGACAAATACCTCCTGACGCACCTCTACGGGGCCTGGGCGCGTGAAGCGCAGGTCGACCACACGCTGCTGACCCACGGATCGAAAAGCATCGAGTCGACGCGCGAGGTGCGCACGACCCACACCGAAAACCCGGCGTTCCTGCTCACGCTGAACAGCGATTCGTTCAGCGAGACCTGCGGCGAAGTCATCGCCGGAGCGCTGGCCTGGAGCGGCAACTTCCGCCTCAACTTCGAGGTCGACGAATTCGACGTGCTGACCGTCCTGGCCGGCGCCAACCCCAACGCCTCGGAGTACAGGCTCCGCCCGGGCGAGACGTTCACCACGCCCGAAATGATCTACACCCACTCGTTCTGCGGCGCGGGCGGCGCCTCGCGCAACCTCCACGACTGGGCGCGCAACTACGGCGTCTACCACGGCCACGAGGTCGTCCCCACGCTGCTCAACAGCTGGGAAGGCGCCTACTTCAAGTTCGACGCCAAGGTCCTGAAACAGATGATCGACGACGCAGCCTCGATGGGATTGGAAATGTTCGTCCTCGACGACGGCTGGTTCGGCAACAAATACCCGCGCAACAACTCCAACGCCGGACTGGGCGACTGGCAGGTGAACGCCGCGAAACTCCCCGAAGGCATCGACCACATCGCCTCCTACGCCCACTCGAAGGGACTGAAGTTCGGCATCTGGATCGAACCGGAGATGGTCAACCCCAAGAGCGAGCTGGCCGAGAAGCACCCCGACTGGATCGTCCGTCCGCCGAAGCGCGAAGCGCCCACGACCCGCAACCAGTGGCTGCTCGACCTCACGAACCCCAAGGTGCAGGACTTCGTGTTCGGAGTCTTCGACAACACGATGAAACTCTCGGACAAGATCGACTACATCAAGTGGGACGCCAACCGCAACGCCAACAACGTGGGTTCGGCCTACCTCCCGGCCGACGAACAGTCGCGCTTCTGGATCGACTACGCGCAGGGCTTCTACAAGGTGATGGAACGCATCCGCGCCAAATACCCCGACGTGCTGATCCAGGCCTGCGCCTCGGGCGGCGGCCGCGTGGAGTACGGCGCCCTGAAGTATTTCGACGAAGTGTGGATGAGCGACAACACCGAGGCGCTTTCGCGCGCGCGCATCCAGTACGGCACGAGCCTTTTCTACCCCGCCGTCGTGATGGGTTCGCACGTCTCGGCCACGCCCAACCACCAGACGGGCAACATCACGCCCATCAAGTTCCGCTTCGACATGGCCTGCGCCGGACGCCTCGGCATGGAGCTTCAGCCCAGGCAGATGACCGACGAGGAGCGGCAGTTCGCCCGCCGGGCCATCGCCAGCTACAAGGAGTACCGCGACATCGTGATGCAGGGCGACCTCTACCGCATCGGCACGCCCTATGACAAGAGCGGCTGCTACGGCCTGATGTACGTTTCGAAGGACCGGAAGCAGGCCGTGCTGTTCACGTACAGCCTCCGGTACCAGGGCCGCTCGCTGATCCCGAAATTCCGCTTGCAGGGC
This Alistipes shahii WAL 8301 DNA region includes the following protein-coding sequences:
- a CDS encoding alpha-galactosidase: MKKLLIPLIAAFAANTVSAAAPQQVIDISTDKVSMVLTAAPGGEVYFRHFGGRIDDPAPLADYKSNRRSDHGTEDLAYPATGGRNFREPALRVTHADGDMNTELRYVSHASKQLSDKNVTETVVKMTDCCQALDVELVFTAYARENVITTHAVIRNREKGPVTLHSFYSSSLPLKADKYLLTHLYGAWAREAQVDHTLLTHGSKSIESTREVRTTHTENPAFLLTLNSDSFSETCGEVIAGALAWSGNFRLNFEVDEFDVLTVLAGANPNASEYRLRPGETFTTPEMIYTHSFCGAGGASRNLHDWARNYGVYHGHEVVPTLLNSWEGAYFKFDAKVLKQMIDDAASMGLEMFVLDDGWFGNKYPRNNSNAGLGDWQVNAAKLPEGIDHIASYAHSKGLKFGIWIEPEMVNPKSELAEKHPDWIVRPPKREAPTTRNQWLLDLTNPKVQDFVFGVFDNTMKLSDKIDYIKWDANRNANNVGSAYLPADEQSRFWIDYAQGFYKVMERIRAKYPDVLIQACASGGGRVEYGALKYFDEVWMSDNTEALSRARIQYGTSLFYPAVVMGSHVSATPNHQTGNITPIKFRFDMACAGRLGMELQPRQMTDEERQFARRAIASYKEYRDIVMQGDLYRIGTPYDKSGCYGLMYVSKDRKQAVLFTYSLRYQGRSLIPKFRLQGLDPKTGYTIRELNVDKSRNWFDGKTFSGEMLSNAGINPSMPKIYDSGVFLLTAE